TCTGGACCAGGGGCGATGCCGCAGCCCGCGGTGCCGGGTTCCGCTATTTTCTGGTCCATGCCGTGGGCGGGCTGCTGCTGCTGGCCGGCATTGTGCTCCGGGTGCACCACACCGGCTCCCTGGCCTTCGGGCCCATCGGGCTGGATTCACCGGGCGGACTGCTCATCTTCCTGGGCTTTGGCGTGAATGCCGCGTGGCCACTGCTGCATGCATGGCTGCCGGACGCCTACCCCAACGCCAGCCCCACAGGGACGGTGTTCCTTTCCGCCTTCACCACCAAGGGCGCGGTGTACGTACTGGCGCGCAGCTTTGCCGGGGAAGAGACGCTCATCTGGATCGGCGCAGTCATGGCCGTGTTCCCGCTGCTGTATGCCATGCTTGAAAACGACCTGCGGCGCACCCTCGCCTGGTGCCTCATCAATCAGGTGGGCTTCATGATGATCGGCATCGGCATCGGCAGCGAGCTGGCCATCAACGGCGTCTGCGCCCATGCCTTCGTGCACATCCTGTATAAAGCCCTGCTGTTCATGAGCGCCGGCGCCGTGCTGGCCCAGGCCGGCACCTGCGAGGCCACCCGGTTGCAAAGCATGGGCGGACTGGCCCGTCAGATGCCATGGACCTTCGCCTTTGCCTGCGCCGGCGTGGCTTCCATCTCCGTGCCCCTGTTCTGCGGCTTTGCCGGAAAATCCCTGATCATTTCCGCCACGGCCGAGGCGCACCTGAGCACCGTATGGATGCTGCTGATGTTCGCCTCCGCCGGCGTGTTCCTTGCCGGCCTGCGCGTGGTGTATGTCGCCTTCGGGCAGCCGACAGCCCCCACCTCCTACCAGGGACTGGCGGTTTCCGAAGCGCCCTGGGGCATGCGCATCGGCATGGCCTTGACCGCAGGGGCCAGCCTGCTCGTCGGCCTGTTCCCGTCAGCGTTTTACAGCCTGCTGCCGAACGCCATGGACTACCACCTGTATTCTGCAGGGCACTTGGTTTCCCAGTTCCAGGTGTTGTTCTTCACCGGCTTGGCGTTTCTGGTGCTGCTGCGCGCCGGCATGCTGCCAGCGGCAGTCAAGGGCATCAATCTGGATGTGGACATCGTGTACCGCCGCCTGGCGTTGATCTTTTATGCCGCCATGGATTCCCTGTTCAACCGGCTCAATGCATGGTGCGAGGCCCTGGTGGTGGATGGCCTGTTCGCCTGGCTGGCGCGGGTGCATACGCAGGCCCCCTGGCGCTTTTCCACGTGGCTGCTGAGTCCCATGCTGTTGCTCATGCCCAAGGAGGCGCGGGAGAAACTGCAGGGAGAAATCCGGCCGGCGCTGGAAACCGCCACCACTCCCATTGGCTTGACGGCGTTTGCAACTGTGGCGTTCTTGTGCGTATCGATCATCATGCTGCTTACGGTCTAGGAGACGAGCATGCCAGCCCCCATCACCGTTGATCTGCTCAGAATTCCCATGCTCCGCTCTGTCGGGGTTGAGATGCTGTCCCGTCTGGTGCCCATTTCCGAAATGCGTCGTTCCGGAGACGGCGAGCGCATTTATGCCATGGGCGAACCGGCGCATCACTTCTTCATCTGCCACAGGGGCGAAGTGCTCTCCGAGCAAGCCATTGCACGGGACATCACCGCCACGGTTTCCGTCATCACGCCCGGGTCTTGCTTCGGCTGGCCCGCCCTGCTGCCCAACGGCATTTACCGCAGCGACGCCGTGAGCCAGGGAGAGACGGAGTGCATTGCCATTGAGGCCGCTTCCCTGCGCCAGCTCATGGATACGGACCACGAATTCGGCTACACCCTGTACAAGGCCATGTGCGGCAGCCTGGTGGAGCGGCTCTTCACCAGGACGGACCAGCTGTTGCAGCTCGTTTCCTTGCATCCGGATCTGCGCGCCGCCATCACGCGCGAGGAATAAGCTTCCCCTGCGCCGGCACAGGGCGATGTCGGATTCGAATACGATGATCACGCCACGAGGAGTCGTTCCCCACAGAGAACGACTCCTCGTTTTATTTGGCATGTGGCAATCTACTCGCCGAGCACCGGCAAGCAGTTTTTGCTCGCGTGTCAATTGTATTGTTGAAAAATGCTCTCGGGGCATCCCTGTCTGGCGAAAGGATCTTGCCGCTCGCAATAGTCTTTTAGAGCATTGTAATTTTGAAAAAGGACATTGCGAGAGGGGAAAACTTTTGCAAAAGGTTCTCCCCTCTCGCGCTCTCCCCTTCCAAAACTTTAATAGTGCCCTTGAATCACAATAAAAAATCTTTGGAAAAGGGGTTCGGGGGAAGAACCTTTCTTTAGAAAGGTTTTCCCCCGAGAGTTCTTTTCAAAAACAACGTACTCTAAACTATGGCGAGTTGCAGTTCAAGGTCCTTCATCATGGCCGTCTGCACCGTCTCCAGCAGCGTATCCACACGAACCTGCCCTGGCGCACCGCCCTTGATCGGGTGCACGTCCTTGGCCAGGGCCAGCAGCACGCGGACCTTGCCTTCGCCGGCCTGCCAACTGCGCAGGGCAGCCAGCACCGCCGCTTCCTCAATGGTCCGGCGGGGCACGTCCTGCCCGGCGTGGTCGCGCTTGATGAGCACATGACTGCCGGGGCCATCGGCCGCATGGAGCCAGTAATCGAAGGCATTGGCCTCCCGCGTCACCAGCCTGTGGTTGGCCTTGGAATTCTTGCCTTGCATGATGCGGAACCCGTCCGAAGAGCGGAACAGGCGGAACCCCTCTGCCCCCTCCGAAACTTTCGGACGCGGACGGGCCCGGGGCGGCTGGCCGGCACCGGCAGTCGCCGCGGCCGGCGCGCCATGCTCCAGAATCCGAGCGCGTTCCGCCTCGATGACCTCGCGCCGCGTCCTGGCAATCTCCAAGCCACGTTCCGCCTTGGCTCCCTGCCGGAAGCGGCGGGCCATGTTCTCGGCAATGGTCAGGCGCGGATCCAGCTCCAGGACCACCTCGGCGTCGTGCGCATCCATCACCTTGACCCGCCTTGCCTTCTCCTGGGCGTTGAGCCGGAACAGATTGGCCTGCAGCAGCAAGGCTTCCTCCCGCTGGAGCAGCAATCCGTGCAGGCGGTGCTCCTCCTGCTCCAGGGCCTTGAGATTGCGGGACAGGCGCTTGCGGCGCGCGCTGGCGGCATCGGTCTCGGCCTTGTGCTGGGTGGCGACCACCGCCGGCAGCACCTGACGGCGACCGGCCTCGGCGGCGGCTTCCGCCGCACTGGTGAACACCTGCGGCGGCTCAGCGGCAGTGGGATCGGCCCAGACGAAGGGGCCGGCCGCATCATACAGATAGAACGCCCCGCAGCCGCCGGCCTGTACCGTGGCATACATGGGCCCGGCCACATCCGGCGGCAGGGTCAGCAACATCTTGCGCAAGGGGGGGGAAATGTGCGGATGCGTGCGCCAGATGTCTTCCTGCTGCAGCAGCGTTTCCAGCGACGGCCACTCGGGGGCGGCATTCCAGACGGGCGGCACGTCCGGCGGCACAAAGCCGGACTGCGGGGGGATGGTCCAGTGCTGCGGGAGCTCGTCCAGGGTCAAGGCCAGGAACAGGCCATGCCGAAGATCGATGATGCACCAGCCCTCGCCGTCGTCAGGTCCCAGGCGGATGGCCAGACGGCGCTGGGGCCAGTCGGCCACAAACTCCATGCACCGCCGCGCCTGCACATGGCGGCGCAGCCACATGACCGTGGCCGAAGGCGCAGGGGGGTTGGGCGGGGTGATGCTGGAGGGGAAGAGGCAGGGATCGCGCCGGCCCAGCCGGATCACCAGGGACGAGGCCAGGCCGCCACGATCCAGGGTGAGGACGAACACATCCGGGGCAGGGCCGTACACCTTGCGGACAAGCGCCCCGCGACACAATGCGGCCAGTTCAACGGCCAGACAACGAAAAAAACTGGCCTCCATGGGCGCTCCCGGACTCGGCGCAACGCCGGCTATGCAAAAAGGCTATTCGCCGCGAAGGTTTTCTTCGGTCTCCTGCTTGCTCTTGCAGTGGATGCACAACGTGGTGACCGGGCGGGCCTTGAGTCGGGGCACGCCGATTTCCTCGCCGCAATCCTCGCACATGCCGTATTCGCCTTCCTCGATGCGCTGCAGGGCTTCCTGAATTTTCTTAATAAGGTAGCGTTCGCGCTCACGCAGCCGCAGGGTGAAGGTGCGGTCGGATTCCACCGTGGCGCGGTCGGCAGGATCGGCAAAGATCTCCATCTCGTTCATGTCTTCCAGCGTGGCCTCGCCCTTGGACTGGGCCTCCTCAAGCATTTTCTGGAGAAGGTTCCGGAAATATTCAATGTCTTTCGGGTCCATGTACACACTCCAATTGCAGCCTGGAAAGAATCGGTGTTCATATCCCACATCGCCCCCAAATGTAAAGATGGCGCCAGCGGCTCAAACCCTGCTTCCTCTTGACGGGCCGTTTCCCAAGCGGTAGCCCCCTTGCTTGGGCCAAACTGCGTAAGGAGAACTCCCGTGTTTGAACTGATTGTCATGTATGTAATGGTCGGTGCCCTGGCCGGGCTGCTGGCCGGCCTGTTCGGCATTGGCGGCGGGCTGGTCATCGTGCCCATGCTGCTGTTTTGCTTCACCAAGCAAGGTATTTCCAACGACATCATGATGCAGCTTGCCCTGGCCACCTCCATGGCCAGCATCTGCTTCACGTCGGTGTCCAGCGTGCGTGCGCACAATCAGCGCGGCGCGGTGGACTGGAGCATCGTCAAAGGCATTGCCGGGGGCGTGTTGCTGGGCACCTTTGGCGGATCATTCATCGCCTCTGCCCTGCCCACCACGGCGCTGAAAATCTTTTTTGTGATTTTCCTGTATTACGTGGCCACACAGATGCTCCTGGGCAAGCAGCCCAAGGCGTCTCGCGAGTTGCCCGGCATGGGCGGCATGCTGGGGGCCGGCGGGGTCATCGGCGTGGTGTCGGCGCTGGTGGGCATTGGCGGGGGCACGCTTTCGGTGCCGTTCATGGTCTGGCACAACGTGCCGCTGCACCGGGCCATTGGCACCTCTGCCGGCATCGGGTTTCCCATTGCCGTGGCTGGCACCCTTGGCTACATCTTCAACGGCTTCGGCGTGGCCGAGCGGCCGGGGTACTCCCTGGGCTTCGTGTATCTGCCGGCGCTGCTGGGCATTGTGCTGGTGAGTGTGCTCACCGCGCCCTGGGGCGTGAAGCTGGCGCACAGCCTGCCCGTGCCCAAGCTCAAGAAAGCCTTCGCCATTTTGCTGTATGTGGTGGGCACGCGCATGCTCATCAATACGCTGTAATTCGATCTGGCATCATGATGACAGGGGGCGGCAACCGGGCCGCCCCCCAGGCATCACGCGCGGCCGAATGCCTACGGCTGCAGCACAAAGCCCTTGGTGGACGGGCCTGTGGAAGCAGAGGTGCCGGCGATCTTGGACAGATACACATCGCCCAGGTTGGCGATGTGGGTGCCCACGTTATCAAAGTGATTGTAGTGCGTCTGTTCTTCCTCGATGATGGCTTCAAACAACTTCACCGTGATGTTATCGCCCATCTCGCGACAGACTTCCAGGAACTGGTTGTAGATGTCGATGGTGTTGTCTTCCAGACCGGCATCAAAGGGGAAGATGACGCGCACGTCCTGCCCCTTGGTCACGACATCGGCCAGCTCGGTGGTGGGCTCGCCGCCCAGTTCCTTGATGCGCTCGGCAAACTGCTCGGCGTGGCGCATTTCGTCGATGGCGATGAGCTTCATGTCCCGGGCCAGTTCGCCGTAGTCCATGGAATCCAACGCATAGTGCTGGTTCATGTACTGGGTGATGGCATGCAGCTCCATGCCGCGGGCTTTGTTCAGCACTTCAATGACCTTTTCGCGACGCTGTTCCTTGCTCAGGGCAGTCTCCATGAATCCTCCTCCATTGATATTCGTGGGAAAGCCCGGGCAGGCGCAGCGTATTCGCCGCACCGGCCCGGGGGTTGGTCACATGCAACCAACTGTAATCGTTTTACGCCAGACGTCAACGCCTTCCGACTCACCACACGACATTACGCCGCTGTGGCCTTGGCGCGCTCCTCGCTGGTCATGGCAGCCAGACGCTGCACTTCCTCCACCGGCAGGCCCAGGCCCTCGGCCACGCGGGTGCCATATTCCGGGTGGGCCTTGTAGAACACGGCCGCCTGCCGCAGCTGGATGCGCCGCTGGGCGCCGGCCAGATGCTCCACGATGTTGCCGACGAGGTTGGTCCGGTCCTCATCGGTCATCACCTTCGAGTACAGCGCGCCGGCCTGCTCGAAGTCGTCGTTGGGATGCGGGTACGGCTGCGGACCGGCCACGCCTTCCACGGGCAGGAAGGGTGCGCGAACATCGGGATCCGGGCCGGGGCCGTTGAAGCTGTTGGGCCAGTAGTTGGGGCCGGAGCCGCCGCCGTTGTCCACGCGCATGGCGCCGTCGCGCTGGTAGCTGGCCTCGGGGCGATGCTTGGGCGAGTTGACGGGAATGAGATGATAGTTCGAGCCCAGGCGGTGGATGTGCGTATCGTGATACGAGAACAGCCGGCCCTGGAGCATCTTGTCTGCCGAGGGCGCAATGCCGGGCACGAAGTTGCTGGGGTTGAAGGCGGCCTGCTCCACCTCGGCAAAGTAGTTCTCGGGATTGCGGTTCAGCACCATCTTGCCGATGACGATGGGCGGCACGTCCGCATGGGGCCAGACCTTGGTGATGTCGAAGATGTCGTAGCGGTAGTTCAGGCCTTGCTCATAAGGCATGATCTGCATTTCCAGGGTCCAGGAAGGGGAGTCGCCCTGTTCGATGGCCTGGAAGAGGTCGCGGGTGGCATGGTCCGGGTCGGCGGAGCGCATGGCCGCGGCCTCCTGCCGGGTAAAGTTCTTGATGCCCTGGTCGGTCTTGAAGTGGTACTGCACCCAGAATTTTTCGCCGGCGGCATTGTACCACAGATAGGTGTGGCTGGAGTAGCCGTTCATGTTGCGGTAGGTGGCCGGGGTGCCACGGTCGGAGAAGAGCACCGTCACCTGGTGGATGGATTCGGGCGTCAGGGACAGGAAATCCCAGAACATGTCCGCATCCTTGAGGTTGGTCTTGGGGTTGCGCTTCTGGGTGTGGATGAAGTCCGGGAACTTCAGCGGATCGCGGATGAAGAACACCGGGGTGTTGTTGCCCACCAGATCGTAGTTGCCTTCCTCGGTGTAGAACTTCACGGCAAAGCCGCGAGGATCGCGCTCGGCATCGGCAGACCCCTTTTCCCCGCCCACGGTGGAAAAGCGCGCAAAGACGTCCGTCTTCTTGCCCTTGGTGAGGAATCCGGCCCGGGTGTACTGGGAGACATCTGCTGTGCATTCAAAATAGCCGTACGCGCCGGCGCCCTTGGCGTGCACCACGCGTTCGGGGATGCGTTCGCGGTCAAAATGACCGAGTTTCTCCAGCAGGTGCACGTCCTGCATGAGCACCGGGCCGCGGGCGCCGGCAGTGTGGCTGTTGAGATCGTCGCCCACGGGGGCGCCGAAGGCCGTGGTCAGCGTCTTCTTGTCATTCGCCATGGCATGCTCCTGGTCCTGTGTGGATATGATGTTGCACCGGCAACCATTGCGTCGCCATTGTGATGAAGAGAGGCTCCGGGACAGGGCTTGTTCAAAGACTTCAGTTTTCATTCTTTATGGAAAATCATTCTCCAAAGCAAGCAATAATCCACCCCCCCGCAAAAAAATCATCCACCGCCCTCCCCCGCTCGCGCCCTCTCCTGCCAACACATTCCAACAAGCTGTTTTTAAGGATAAAATCCCTCCGAACGCGCTGCTATTCCACGCGATATTCCACCTGCGAGGCGCGGCCCTGGTCGTCCACCACCACCAGCGTATGCCGGCCCGGCTCCAGGGGCAGGAAGATCTGGGCATCGGGCGCGCCCGAGCCCTTGAGGCTGCCATCCTGATACCAGAACAGTTCCCGCACGTCCGGCCCGGCAAAGGCCTTGAGACCGATGCGCTGGAACTCCCGAGGCGCATCGCTGCGCAGGCGATACGGGGTGCGCGGGTCTGGCGACACCACCTGCGGTCCCTCGCCGGCCGCGGCGGCGTGACAGGTCGGATGCATGGCCGGCATGGCCTCTCCCTGCACGCCCTGGGCGCGCATCCAGGCGGTAAACTCCACGGGATACTGCCTGACGAGCCGTGGCACGTGCGGCAGGTGCTGCAGGCAATCCCCGGCCACGCGCTCGCCCGTCTCGGGATGAACGAAGATCCGCTGATGCAGCTCGCTGCGGGGCAGGCGGGTGCGGCCCTCGATGACCGTCACCTCCGTACGATCGGGGCAGGCCGGGCCGGGCAGCAGATGATCCGCCGCGCACACGGCCATGGTGGTGAGGGCCAGATCCAGGGGCCGCGTCAGCGCTGCGCCTGCGCCTTCCACCACGCGAAAGAGATCGAACAGCAACGGCCCGGCATGGGTGGCTCCGGAGATGCCCATCTCCGCCCGGCCATCCAGGTTTCCCACCCAGACGCCGATGGTGTATTGCCGGGAGACGCCCACGGCCCAGGCATCGCGGTGGCCGAAGCTGGTGCCGGTCTTCCAGGCCACGGACGGGGCGTCCTTGGCGTGCTGCCAGCTGCGGGGCAGGTCGGCCCGTTCCACGCGGGTGAGCATGTCCAGGGTCAGCCAGGAGGCCTCGCGGGAAAGAATGCGCGCGGCCGGCGGCGGGGCCTGTTCCTCCTGCAGCAGCAGCGCCGGCGGCCGGTACTGGCCCAGGGTGGCCAGGCTGGCGTAGGCGTTGGCCAGTTCCAGAAGCGTCACCTCGCACGCGCCCAGGGCCAGGGGCAGCCCGTACTCATACGGGGTCTTTTTCAGGGTGGAGAGGCCCGCCTGCCGCAGCAGCTCCAGGAACGCCGGCGGGGCCACCTGGGCCAGCAGCCGCACGGCCGGCACGTTGCGCGACTGCACCAACGCCGCCTCCACCGTGATCATCCCCTGGAACGTGCCGTCGAAATTCCTGACCGAATAACCGGAAATATCCGTTGGAATATCCAGCAGGTAAGACTTGGGGACGATGAGCCCCATGTCCATGGCCTGGGCATACAAAAACGGCTTGAGGGCCGAGCCGGGCGAACGGGCGATAAGGCAGCCGTTGATGAAGCCGTGATGCTCGAAGTCCATGTATTCAATGGAGCCGGCCATGGCGCGCACGGCGCGGGTCTCGTTCTCAATGACCACCACGGCCGCATTCTCCAGACGCTGCCGACGGATCCATTCGGCGCTGTCGCGCAGGCGGGACTCCACGGCGGTCTGCAGGGCGCGGTCGATGGTGGTCGCCACCATCACCCGACCGGAATCGCCCGGCGGCAGGCGCTGCTCGGCCAGGGCCTTGGCCAGTTCCGCCAGATGGGGCGCCAGACGCGGCAGGGGCGTCACGCCCTCGGGCAGTTGCTGGGCCATGGCCTGACGACGCTGGACGGCATCAATCCTGCCGCGCCGCTCCAGCACGGCCAGCAGGCGATCCCGGGCCCGGCGGGCGGCCTGGGGGTTCTTGACCGGATCGTACCCCTGGGGCGCGCGCGGCAGCACCGTGAGCAGGGCCGCCTCCCCCAGGGAGAGATGCTGCTGATCCTTGCCGAAATAGCTTTCCGCCGCTGCAGCCACGCCCACCACGTTGCCGCCGTAAGGCGTCATGTTGATGTAGCGTTCGAGGATTTCATCCTTGGAGAGCCGCCATTCCAGTTGCAGGGCGCGGAAGGACTCCAGAAGTTTGGCCCCGATGGTCCGCTCCCGGGGCTCGCACAGCCGGGCCAGCTGCATGGTGATGGTGGACCCGCCCGAGACCACCCGCCCGGCCCGCAGGTTCATGACGGCCGCCCGCAGGATGGCGAGGGGATTGACGCCGGGATGGCGGTGGAAATGGCGGTCCTCGGAAGCCACCAGCACGGCCCGAAACAGCGGCGAGACCTGCGCCAGGGGCACAGGCTGCCGGCGGCGGCCATCCGGCGGCAAAAAGACGCGCAGGGGCCTGCCATGGCGGTCCTGCACCGTCACGGCCGGCGTCTGATTGAGGGCATCCCAGGGAAAGGGAAAGAGTTGGTCCAGCCCGAGAAAGACCAGCCAGAGCAGCAACAGCGCGCCCCCGCCCCAGAGGCCGAGCGAGGCGAAGGCGCGCCGCCGGAAAATCCTACTGCACCACGCTGGCCAGGGCATGGCCGGCTCCGGAATCGGCCTCCTCGGCCGTCTTCTTTTTGATGGTTCGTGTCGGCACCGGAGCCGCCTTGCCACCGCCGGTCTGATCCACGCCGATGACTGTGGTGGACAGCTCGCCCGTCGCCAGCAGGGCCGGATCGTACATTGCTTCCGCCTGGGCCGGCGGGGTGATGAAGGCCCCGGGCGTGACAGCCCGCAGCAGGGCATACAGGTTCACCCAGTCCTTGCCGGGCAGATCCAGGAAGGTGACAATGCGGTCGTCCCGAATGTCCTGATGTCCCACTTCCGCCACCTGCTCCACCCAGGGCAGCCGTTCGGAGGTGGCCAGACGGGGATTCTCCACCTCCAACCCGGCCGGCAACAGGGTGGAGACGGCCACGTTGTCCACACCGCCCACGGTGGAGCGCAGCCGGGTGCGCATGACCACCAGATCACCCTGCTTGAGGGCCTGCATGTTCACGGGCTTGCCGTCGCGGGTGAGGAACTCGCGCTGCAGTTCCAGGCCGTCAGCCACCGGCTTGTGCGAGGCCGTTTCGGGCAGGCCGGTGGTGAACACGGTGTAGTACACCGCGCCTTCCTGCGGGGCGCTGCCGGGATCCAGGGCGATGGTCAGCGGCCCGTCATCCATGATGGCCTTTGTGCCGGTCAGGGACAGGGGGGCGGTGTCGCTGAAGGTGCCGAGCTTCTCCTCGCCCCGGTACACCGCGCCGGAGAACGGTCCCTTGGCCTGCTGCGCCCGGAAATAGCTGCCCAGGGCCAGGAAGGCGAAGCTGTTCTCCTGGGTGCTGCGGAAGCGCGAGGCGTCCATCAACCGTACCAGATGTCTGATCAGCTCCTCCACGCGCCGGTCGCCGGGCAGGACTTCCTGCAGCACCAGCACGCGCAGGGCCAGGTTGCCGATGGAGGAATCCAGCGCACCGCCGGTGCTGCGGGCGAGGTCCTCCACCTTCCACTTGTGTTCCAGCAGGCTTTCCATGGCCTGGACATTGCCGGACAAGGCAAACGCGCCGCCCAACAGTGTGGCCGCCCCGGGACGCAGGGCCTTGCCGTGCTCTTCCTGCAGATAGTCCATGGACCCGCGATCGGCCTTGCCGGCCTTGGCCAGCACAAAGGCGGCGTAGGCCAGGGTTTTGAGGCCGGCGGAGGACGTGTCCTCATGTTCCTTGAGCATCGTCCCCAGGGCGTCCAGGGTCTTGGCATACATGGCCTCGCCCACCTGGAAGCCTGCGGCCTTGGCTTCCGTGAGGAAGTGCGCAGCCTGCACCGTGGCCCAGGGCCAGGACTTCTTGCTGCCGGGCCACATGGCGAAGCCGCCGTCCTGGGTCTGCATGGTCTGCACGCGACGAATGGCGCTCTGCACCATGGCCTGGGCGCTGCGCTGCCGGAACAGCGCCGGCTCCAGGGCCGCGGCCATGTCTGCAAAATACAGCAACGGGAAGGCCTGGGAGACGGTCTGTTCCAGGCAGCCGTACGGGTAGCCCAGCAGGTCCTTGAGGCTGCCGGCATAGCGCAGCAGCGGGAAGCGGCCCACATGCACCTCGCGGCGCACCGTGCCGGGGATGAAGGCGGCTTCCGTGGGAATCGCCACCGTCACGGAGGATTCCGCCAGGGAGCCAGACTCGACCACGGTGCGGGCCGGCAGCGGCGCCCGGACCATGAATTCCACGCCGTCCTTGCCCGAGAGGGCCTGCGTGCCGTTCATGGTGCCCGCCGTGGCCGTGGCCGCGACGATGCCTTCGGCGTCCTCGGTGGTCAGATCGAAATAGACCAGCGACTCCCGCCCCTGCGACACGGCCACGGTCTGGTTGCCGCCCTTGACCCCGGCCGGTCCATCCGCCATCAACTGCACCTGGAAGGTGGCGTCCTGGCCGATATCATTGCGCACGGACACGGGAATCTTCACCGCTTCCCCAAAGGACAGGAATCGGGGGAAGGTGGCCGAGACGATGACCGGCGCACGCACCTGGACCTGTTCCTGCGCCGAGCCGAACCGTTTGCCCTTGGCAACCACGGCCATCACCCGCAGTGCGCCGTTGAAGTCCGGCACCTCGATGGTCCAGCGCACCTTGCCCTGGCTGTCGGCCACCAGCGGGCCGGACCAGAACCGCACCGGCTTGACCCGGCGCAGGGATTCCGTGCGCACGAACTGGCCGGCACGGCCATCGTCGCCGCCGGCCGGGGATCGGCCTTCGGTGGGATTCACCTCGGGCAGCAGCATGGCGAAGGTGTCGTAGGAATTCATCTCCAAGGCCCGCTTGGCGTAAAAATGGCCAAAGGGGTTAGGGGTTTTCTGATTGATGAGCTGCAGGATGCCCTCGTCCACGGCGGCCAGGGTCACCACGGCGTCAGGATCGGTGACGGCCTCGATGGTCAACGGCCCCTCGGGACGCATCATCGGGGGCAGGGAAAAGGCGATGGCCGGACGATTGGCCTCGCGGTCCACAAACAGCGGCGTCCAGCCCGCGGCGCGGCCGACCATGCCGGGCTCGATTTCCCCGGCCTTGCGCACCAGGATGGCGCTTATGTACACGTTGGGCGAATAGGCCTCGGTGACGGGGAAGGAGACCGTGGCCGTGTTGCCCTCCATGGGGTGCAGTTGCAGATCGTAGACGCGATCCTTTTCCACGGTCACCAGCACACGGCCGGCAAAGGGGGCGCGGATCTGCACGGTGGCCGTCTCGCCGGGCTTGTACTCGGCCTTGTCCGGCACCAGTTCCAGGGTGGCCGGATTCTCCACGGCCCAGGGCGAATAGCCCCAGCCGCCGGCATAGAAGGTGGCCTGGGAGGCCGCGCCGCCCTGCTCGTCCGCAATCTCCACGCGGTAGCTGCCGAAGTCCGGGGGCGTCCACTGGAAGCTGCCCTGCCCGCCGGCCGCGGTGAGGCTGAGTTCCTCCATGGGCACGCTCTGGCGCTCGGACTCGTAGCGGAAGCTGCCGGAAGGCGTCTTGCGCAGCACAGTCTGCCACTGATCCTTCCAGATCACGGCCTTGAGGGATGCGGCGGCCTCGGTGCGGTTGCCGTCCGGGTCCACCACCACATAGTCAAAGGTCATGGGCTCGCCGGGATTCACGCCGGTGCGGCCCAATTGCTTGATGCCCACATAGCGCGCGTAGGCGTGCACGGTGCGGGTGAGCCGGGCCGCCACGCCGCGGCCGCCGCGCTCGCGCACGCGGGCCACCATTTCCGCCT
This sequence is a window from Megalodesulfovibrio gigas DSM 1382 = ATCC 19364. Protein-coding genes within it:
- a CDS encoding Na(+)/H(+) antiporter subunit D, which encodes MPFLLPPFFLLVLGALTLPLFSARPVRAGLALAFAVLSLCNLLAIPEGVHFVLPFLGQEVILAKVDKLSFIFGLIFHLAAIFGIVYAWESKDNTERVFAMLYAAAAQGVVFAGDMLSLFLFWESLTVCAAVIIWTRGDAAARGAGFRYFLVHAVGGLLLLAGIVLRVHHTGSLAFGPIGLDSPGGLLIFLGFGVNAAWPLLHAWLPDAYPNASPTGTVFLSAFTTKGAVYVLARSFAGEETLIWIGAVMAVFPLLYAMLENDLRRTLAWCLINQVGFMMIGIGIGSELAINGVCAHAFVHILYKALLFMSAGAVLAQAGTCEATRLQSMGGLARQMPWTFAFACAGVASISVPLFCGFAGKSLIISATAEAHLSTVWMLLMFASAGVFLAGLRVVYVAFGQPTAPTSYQGLAVSEAPWGMRIGMALTAGASLLVGLFPSAFYSLLPNAMDYHLYSAGHLVSQFQVLFFTGLAFLVLLRAGMLPAAVKGINLDVDIVYRRLALIFYAAMDSLFNRLNAWCEALVVDGLFAWLARVHTQAPWRFSTWLLSPMLLLMPKEAREKLQGEIRPALETATTPIGLTAFATVAFLCVSIIMLLTV
- a CDS encoding cyclic nucleotide-binding domain-containing protein, which translates into the protein MPAPITVDLLRIPMLRSVGVEMLSRLVPISEMRRSGDGERIYAMGEPAHHFFICHRGEVLSEQAIARDITATVSVITPGSCFGWPALLPNGIYRSDAVSQGETECIAIEAASLRQLMDTDHEFGYTLYKAMCGSLVERLFTRTDQLLQLVSLHPDLRAAITREE
- a CDS encoding NFACT RNA binding domain-containing protein, translated to MEASFFRCLAVELAALCRGALVRKVYGPAPDVFVLTLDRGGLASSLVIRLGRRDPCLFPSSITPPNPPAPSATVMWLRRHVQARRCMEFVADWPQRRLAIRLGPDDGEGWCIIDLRHGLFLALTLDELPQHWTIPPQSGFVPPDVPPVWNAAPEWPSLETLLQQEDIWRTHPHISPPLRKMLLTLPPDVAGPMYATVQAGGCGAFYLYDAAGPFVWADPTAAEPPQVFTSAAEAAAEAGRRQVLPAVVATQHKAETDAASARRKRLSRNLKALEQEEHRLHGLLLQREEALLLQANLFRLNAQEKARRVKVMDAHDAEVVLELDPRLTIAENMARRFRQGAKAERGLEIARTRREVIEAERARILEHGAPAAATAGAGQPPRARPRPKVSEGAEGFRLFRSSDGFRIMQGKNSKANHRLVTREANAFDYWLHAADGPGSHVLIKRDHAGQDVPRRTIEEAAVLAALRSWQAGEGKVRVLLALAKDVHPIKGGAPGQVRVDTLLETVQTAMMKDLELQLAIV
- the dksA gene encoding RNA polymerase-binding protein DksA; the protein is MDPKDIEYFRNLLQKMLEEAQSKGEATLEDMNEMEIFADPADRATVESDRTFTLRLRERERYLIKKIQEALQRIEEGEYGMCEDCGEEIGVPRLKARPVTTLCIHCKSKQETEENLRGE
- a CDS encoding sulfite exporter TauE/SafE family protein codes for the protein MFELIVMYVMVGALAGLLAGLFGIGGGLVIVPMLLFCFTKQGISNDIMMQLALATSMASICFTSVSSVRAHNQRGAVDWSIVKGIAGGVLLGTFGGSFIASALPTTALKIFFVIFLYYVATQMLLGKQPKASRELPGMGGMLGAGGVIGVVSALVGIGGGTLSVPFMVWHNVPLHRAIGTSAGIGFPIAVAGTLGYIFNGFGVAERPGYSLGFVYLPALLGIVLVSVLTAPWGVKLAHSLPVPKLKKAFAILLYVVGTRMLINTL
- a CDS encoding ferritin-like domain-containing protein, giving the protein METALSKEQRREKVIEVLNKARGMELHAITQYMNQHYALDSMDYGELARDMKLIAIDEMRHAEQFAERIKELGGEPTTELADVVTKGQDVRVIFPFDAGLEDNTIDIYNQFLEVCREMGDNITVKLFEAIIEEEQTHYNHFDNVGTHIANLGDVYLSKIAGTSASTGPSTKGFVLQP